A section of the Humulus lupulus chromosome 2, drHumLupu1.1, whole genome shotgun sequence genome encodes:
- the LOC133815310 gene encoding uncharacterized protein LOC133815310 — protein MTRTRAIGRRSTSPVPPLPEPSTAATDSSLPNPDAPPQEPPISRVPSSPIHASNRFSSFSVLDRPTHEDGSSPYFLSTGDHPALVLASPPLTDKNFQQWRRDFKISIRAKNKLPFLNGSLPQPAEDDPLLNQWLRCNHMVMSWILHSISSDIKSSILFLDSVAAMWNELNSRFDQGNGPKIFDLRTSLISLHQGDDSVSSYFTKIKAIWDEITDLCPRLPCTCAASADTLDFLNQEHVLQFLTGLNESFHAVRAQILLIDPFPSLSKVFSMIIQEENQRRLRPSHNTSFIAAIPPSIPPSTSRTKKMRPTCSHCLKPGHLKEKCFFLHGFPPGYGDRRKSDSVKTIKFLSPLLHQVYPSLHHLNWNSASNLLLC, from the coding sequence aTGACACGAACAAGAGCTATAGGCCGTCGAAGTACAAGCCCCGTTCCTCCTCTTCCGGAGCCCTCAACGGCTGCTACTGATTCTTCTCTTCCGAATCCTGATGCTCCTCCTCAAGAACCCCCAATTTCTAGGGTTCCGAGTTCTCCCATCCATGCCTCGAAccgtttttcttctttctctgtTCTTGATCGACCTACCCATGAAGATGGTAGTAGTCCCTACTTCTTGAGCACAGGAGATCACCCGGCACTTGTTCTTGCCTCTCCTCCCCTCACCGACAAGAATTTTCAACAATGGAGAAGGGATTTCAAGATTTCCATTCGGGCTAAGAACAAGCTCCCTTTCCTCAACGGATCTCTCCCTCAACCAGCTGAAGATGATCCTCTTCTCAATCAATGGCTTCGCTGCAATCACATGGTAATGTCTTGGATACTTCATTCTATTTCTTCTGACATCAAAAGTAGCATTCTATTCTTGGACAGTGTTGCAGCTATGTGGAATGAACTAAACAGCAGGTTTGATCAAGGCAATGGACCTAAGATCTTTGATCTTCGAACCTCTCTCATCAGCCTTCATCAAGGTGATGACTCTGTAAGTTCCTACTTCACCAAAATCAAAGCTATATGGGATGAGATTACTGATTTATGTCCTAGACTTCCATGTACTTGTGCTGCTTCTGCTGATACTCTTGATTTTCTTAACCAAGAACATGTTCTTCAATTTCTCACTGGTTTGAATGAATCTTTTCATGCTGTAAGAGCCCAAATATTATTGATAGATCCTTTTCCCTCTCTTTCAAAAGTGTTTTCTATGATCATTCAAGAAGAAAATCAAAGAAGACTTCGGCCATCTCACAACACCTCATTCATTGCTGCTATCCCTCCATCTATTCCACCTTCTACCTCTCGCACCAAGAAAATGCGTCCCACCTGTTCTCACTGTCTTAAACCAGGGCACCTCAAGGAGAAATGTTTTTTCCTTCATGGATTTCCCCCGGGTTATGGTGATAGACGTAAATCTGATTCTGTGAAGACTATCAAGTTTCTGTCTCCACTTCTTCACCAAGTGTACCCATCCTTACACCATCTCAATTGGAACTCAGCCAGCAACTTATTGCTCTGTTAA